AGAAACAGACGCTTCTTCATTCGTGCTATCACTGGTCTCGACAGAGTTCTTATCGTCCGATCCAGAAACCAAGCGATGAGTGAGAGAAACCATGGCCAACCGTTTATCACCACGAGATCTAGCCAGAGCATCACGAATAACCTCTTCAGCAAATCCATACTTGCGAATCTCGCGTACCGCATACTCCAGTTTCAAGTCTCCTCCTTGTACATTTGCTTGCGAACCGAGATGTTTGTTTCGCGTGAACAACTCAGGAAGGTCGTCTTCTGGGACGTGAATCAACAACCACTCTAATGAACCACTCAAACTACTATTGTTCTCAAGCGCTTCTTTAGCTTGTGAGTCCTCAAACCCGAGCTTTTTCAGAGTCGTCATCAGCTGGGCATGATTCGTGCCAGCCTTGGAACCAACCTCCGAACTCTGAAGTTGAAATCCATGATATTTACGGATTGTACTCTCAGTAAGACTCCGACTGGTTTTCGACATACCTAGAACATTATTAAAACGAACTCGTCTTTCACGAGTAGGAGGGGTTGTTGGAGTTTCACCTCCAGCTGGCTGAGGAGAGCTGGACCTGCTGTGCTCTTCACTCTTTAACGTAACCTTGACACTATTTACAATGCTCTGTTTCTCTCTCTGCTCCTGTTTCAGTTTATGCTCATCAGCAGCCTGTGCTTTCTGAACCTTTTTATCCCTCTCAGCCTGGAACGGATCAGCATTATACAGAAATGGCACCTGGTTCGGCGGCGTTGCCTTTTTGACATCGTCTAACTTTGCCCATAGATCTTTATGAGGTCCTGGCAAAAGCATCCGAAGGTTCTTATGAGACGATATTCTGTGTAAAGCATAAGTGGCCGCAAAGTGTCTAGCCTCTAACGCCGTTTCCTGAGGGCTTACGAGGTCTGAAGGTGGAGTAAACACCACCTGTTCGATCTGGTTCGTCTTGGGATTCTTCTGACTCAATTTCACAGTAACCACAAATCCATTTTTGCTATTTTTCTAGCAATTGCGTTAGTTTCACTTCTTAAAAAACCACAAAAAGCATACATCTACGATCCACTTACAGCATCGAAGTTGACTTTTTCCCATTTCAGCTTCTGACAATGTTCATAAAGCAGAGTGGCTGGCAGTTTGCCCGTCCATGACGAGGACGAGGCGACAATTGCTCggccagcagctgctttGGCCCGATTCGCGGCTTTGATCTCGGCTGGACTCAGCTCGGCCGGAGGCTCTGGAGTCGACGACTTGCCCTTTTTGGAGCCACTACCGCCGTTGGACGCAGAACTAGGACCAGcggatttctttttcttgtctttcattctattttatttccgATTCGTAGCAACTTAATCCCGATAATGCCATAGGTGGCTCACGTCTCCTGAATCAGTCTCCACTCTAATTATCACTACACTGTCCAATTGCCCGAAATTTTCATAATATGCAACTGTGGCACGGCTCAacgacagcag
The Sugiyamaella lignohabitans strain CBS 10342 chromosome A, complete sequence genome window above contains:
- a CDS encoding putative helicase (Putative helicase with limited sequence similarity to human Rb protein; the authentic, non-tagged protein is detected in highly purified mitochondria in high-throughput studies; YLR419W is not an essential gene; GO_component: GO:0005737 - cytoplasm [Evidence IEA,IEA]; GO_component: GO:0005737 - cytoplasm [Evidence IDA] [PMID 14562095]; GO_component: GO:0005739 - mitochondrion [Evidence IDA] [PMID 14576278]; GO_component: GO:0005739 - mitochondrion [Evidence IDA] [PMID 16823961]; GO_function: GO:0005524 - ATP binding [Evidence IEA,IEA]; GO_function: GO:0008026 - ATP-dependent helicase activity [Evidence IEA]; GO_function: GO:0004386 - helicase activity [Evidence IEA,IEA]; GO_function: GO:0016787 - hydrolase activity [Evidence IEA]; GO_function: GO:0003729 - mRNA binding [Evidence IDA] [PMID 23222640]; GO_function: GO:0003676 - nucleic acid binding [Evidence IEA]; GO_function: GO:0017111 - nucleoside-triphosphatase activity [Evidence IEA]; GO_function: GO:0000166 - nucleotide binding [Evidence IEA,IEA]; GO_process: GO:0006200 - ATP catabolic process [Evidence IEA]; GO_process: GO:0008150 - biological_process [Evidence ND]; GO_process: GO:0008152 - metabolic process [Evidence IEA,IEA]); translated protein: MKDKKKKSAGPSSASNGGSGSKKGKSSTPEPPAELSPAEIKAANRAKAAAGRAIVASSSSWTGKLPATLLYEHCQKLKWEKVNFDAVSGS